The Akkermansia sp. RCC_12PD genome contains the following window.
TGGACTCTAATCAACTGGAAAGCGGCGTGCAAGATTTTTTTGTCCTGAATACATGAACCCAGGCCCTTTCATCCCGTTTGGCCTAAAAAAGCCGTGCCGGCAAGCGGCACGGCCCAAAAGAAAATAAATCACAGAGCATTACATGCCCATGATCTGGTAGCCTCCGTCCACGTAAATCACCTGGCCGGTGATGGCGGCTGCGCCGTCGCTGGCCAGGAATACGCCGGTAGCACCCAGTTCCTCGCCCGTACAGGAACGGCCCAGAGGAGCGTGTTCCTCATAAACCTTGAACATGGAGGAAAAGCCGGAAACTCCACGGGCTGCAAGCGTCTGCATGGGACCGGCGCTGATGCAGTTGACGCGGATGCCGCGGGAGCGGCCCAAGTCGTACGCCAGGTACCGGGTGCAGGCTTCCAGGGCGGCCTTGGAAACCCCCATCAGGTTGTAGTTGGGCACCACCTTTTCAGACCCCAGGTAGGACATAGCCAGAATGCTGCCGTTGTCGGACATCATCGGCTCCACAGCGCGAGAAAGCGCCACCAGGGAATAAGCGGAGATATCGAGGGAAATCTTGAAGGCGTCCCGTCCCGTTTCCAGGAAACTGCCGCCGCCAAGGGCTTCCTTGGGTGCAAAGGCTACGGAATGCAGCATGCAATCCACCTTGTCCGTGTGTTTGCGGACATTTTCAAAGAAAGCATTGATGGATTCGTCACTGCTCACGTCCAGATCATAAACGGGAGCGTCTTCACCGAAGTTTTCATGAATCAATTTGATCACGCCGTCCTTGAGGCGTTCGCCCTGATAGTTGAAGATGAGCTTTGCGCCCGCTTCATGCCATGCCTTGGCAATCGCGAAAGCGATACTGCGCTTGTTCGCCACGCCGACTACGACACCAACTTTGCCTTCGAGTAATTTACTTGACATAATGGTAGGTGAATACTGCCCTACTTTCCCTCTTTTGACAAGAAAAACGGGCGTCACCGGAAATAGGCTACGCCCCCGTCTGCTGGCGGCAGGCCTTGACCGTGTTGGCCATCAGCATGGCGATGGTCATCGGTCCCACGCCTCCGGGAACGGGCGTGATGGCCCGGCACCTGGGCGCCACTTCATCATAGGCCACGTCACCCACGATGCGGTATCCGCGCTTGGCGGACGCGTCTTCCACGCGGTTGATGCCCACGTCGATCACGACGGCGCCGTCTTTCACGAATTCCGCCGTTACAAAGGAGGGGCGACCGATAGCCGCGACAATGATATCTGCGGAACGGCAGAGTTCCGGAAGGTTTTTCGTGCGGGAATGAGCTACGGTCACCGTGGCGTTGGCTTGCTTGGACATCAAAAGATGGGCCATCGGCTTGCCCACGATCATGCTGCGGCCGATCACCACCGCATTGGCACCCGCGGTTTCAATGCCCGCAGCCTTCAGCAGCCTGATGCAGCCCAGCGGCGTGCAGGGTACAAAGCCGGATTCGTCCTCCATCACCAGTTTGGCGACGTTTTCCGGATGGAAGCCATCCACGTCCTTGGCCGGGTCTATTTCCAGCACAACGGCAGCCTCGTCAATATGGGGAGGCGGGGGGCTCTGCACGAGAATGCCATGGATAGAGGCATCCGCATTCAATCCCCTGATGACCTCAAACAGTTCCTCCTGGGAGGCATCCGCAGGGAGGACGATTTTCCGGGAATGCATGCCCAGTTCTCCGCATTTCTTCACCTTGGAATTGACATATACCTGGGAAGCGGGGTCATCCCCCACCAGGACTACGGCCAAGCCCGGCGTAATCCCGGCCGCCTTGAGCCGGTCAATGTCTCCCTTAACCTCTTCCAGAACCTGGGAGGCCACTAGCTTTCCGTCGATGATTTGCATAATTTTGATTGAGTAAGTGGAGGGAAGTCCGGGACACCTTCCTGCATCATGCCGGCCAGCAGCCGGCCATATTCCGCCACTTGTTCATCCGTGATGCCCGGAGGGATGAACAGCCTTTTTTTCCAGAGAATGTTTACGTTGGAACCCGGCTTCGGGATGGCGTAATGGTCCCATGCCTTGTTCAGGCGCCAGTAGCTTTCATATTCTATGCAGACGGGGATAATAGGCAAACCCGTTTGCGAGGCCAGCCTGATGATGCCCGGCTGCACTTGGTACATGGGCCCACGCGGTCCGTCCGGAGTGAAACAAAAGCAGACGTTTCCCTCCCGGATTTTCCGGAGCATTTCCATGTAGGCTATAGCGCCCCTGCGCCCGGAGGAACCTCTGACGGCTTCCAGGCCGAAGTATTTGCAAACGGCCTCCACCAGAGCACCATCCTTGCTGGCGCTTGTGAGCACGCACATGTTAAGCGGCTTGTGCGCCAGGTGCCAGGCGTATCCCGGCACGACGGTGCGGTTGTGCCAGAGGGCTACGAGGAAAGGCGTCGTGTACACATCGTCGTGTTCCTCCTTGATGGAGCGGATATTCAGACTCATGCACAAAGGCTGCAAGAGCGACCACAGACCCAGCCCGGCCATCTGCGTCCACCAGCGGGTCCGCTTTTCAGTCGTTTTCCGTAAATTGGGAAGGGGAGGAAGCATGAAACGGCGACAGTATTACATGAATCCGTCCACGGTGATGCGGCCGGGAGACGGAACGGGAGAAGCCGGAGAGGAGCCGCCCGCCCCGCCGGACGGATAAGCTGGAGGAAGAATGCCGGATTCCGCGGCGGATTTCAATTCCTGAAGCATGGCGCCGGAGTTGTCCGAGGGTGATGCCGCCGTCCCGGAAACCTTCACGGTGATGACGAAGTCATGTCCATCCTGTGTGACTCCTTTGGGAATGCGGCGGCCATTTGCCATGTAGGAGGGCAGTTTGAATACAAGTTCCCCGGATACATTGGGACCGCTGCAATGCAAGTTGCCCGTAACGCCCAGGAAGCTTTGTTCAAACAGGGATATATCTTTCAAGGAAACGGACTGGTCCGTACCATCGCTTTCCATCATAAAGGAACCGGACGAGAATACGGGAGAGGAATACGGCAGGCCCGTTTCCATCCTGCGTTCCGTCATGGCCTTCAAAAGCTGGAACACGGGAAGGCGCATCATGGAAGCCTTGATGACGGACCCGCTGATACCCTGCAGTGACGGCCTTTTCTGTTCCGGTCCTACGGGAAGGGAGAAAGTCACGCTCAATTCGCGCTTTTCCTCCACGGGTTGTTCACCCATGCGCACCTTGATCAGTGAAGAGAAACATTCCCCGACGAGCTGGGACAAGTCAAAGTTTCTGCCGGTCAGTGTCCAGTGGCGGTGACGGAAGTCGTTGTCCAGGCGCATGCTGCCCGTAATCATGAAGGGACTCAAGTCCGTAGGCTTGTTGAACATGGCCCCCTTGTCCACAAAGCCGGAGAAGGTGAGCCGCTTGATGCCGAAACTGTCCAGAATAATGGAGCCCGCATCCACGGCCAACAGGGGCCACCCCTTGATTTTCAATTTTTGCTGAGAAAGGTCCAGTACATATTCCGTGGACGTCCCGCCATTCCTGGCAGTACGGATGTAGGCTTCCGCCGTCAGGTAAAAAGGCCCTTCGTTCCTCTCCAGGGTGAAAGGCTCCAGCTCATGGACATAACCCACTTCCAGGCGCGGAACTGTATAGCGCTGAAAAGCGAACGGCAGTTCCTTCCCCGTCCGAGGCAGAGAGAATTTGGTGTATCCCGGGCGCAGGCCGATGGTAGCTTGTGACACATTGAGGCTTTCCCCCTTCACCCTGCCCAGAAACAGGGAAGTCGCGGAAATTTCCCCGGAAATTCCGTTCAGTGTGATGAAGGAAAGGCAGGAGTCTTCCGGAAAGGTGATCCTGATGCGGGAAGCTTTCAGGGAACGGCCATCCATGGCCATTCCGGAAACTTCCACATCTCCCCCCCACGCAGCGGACAGTTCTTCTTGCATGCGGCTGGAAAATTCCACCGTATTGAATGAAGTCAGCCGATACATGTACGTTCCCACCAGTCCTCCGGCGACAAGCAAAATCAGAATACAGAGGCCTATCAAGAAACGCTTGTTTTTCAAAGCGGCCTTTTTGTCGCCCTGGTGTTCATCACTGTAAGAGCGGCGGCGCTTTTCCACACGGATGACCTTGGAGCCGTCCGGGCGCACCACCACTTCCCTTCTCCGCTCCACGCCGCGGGAATCGGAGTCATGTAACTGGCGCATGATATTCCCCGCACCCTGGGAGAATTCAGGATCAGAATCGCTGTTTTTCACAGGCTTGTTTTTTAGAGGTTTACTCAACGGCACTAAGAGCGGGAAGATCCGGACCGCCTTCCGGAGTTTCCGGAACGGGAGTATTCGGCGTGTACAGTTCCTTGCCTCCCGGATCCACCACTTCCGCCTTCACCATGATGATAATGGCCTTGCGCTGTTCCTTGGAACCCTGGGAACGGAAAAGTCGCCCTACCCAGGGGATATCCCCCAAAACAGGGATTTTGTCCTCATACTGGATGGAGGTAGCTTTTTTCAAGGCTCCGATCACCAGGGTGTTGCCCGTGAGGACGCGGACGGAAGAGGTCATGCTGCGCTTGGAAAACACGGGCTGGAGAATGAAGTTGTCCGACGCCTTGGTCATGGTTACTTCATCCTTCCCGTCTTGCTGGGATACCAAGGGCAGGAAAATGGGAGTGCCGTAGTTGATGAACCCGTCAAAATCCACGAGTTCCGGTGCAAGGGTAAGATCCACCATGGACTTGTCTTCGCTGATACCGGTCACCTCCACATTGAATACGGTGCCCAGCTGCCTGGTTTCAAATGCCGTAGGATGGGCGGGCGTCATCGGCATGATGGGAATGCGTTCCCCTACGTCGTCATCGTCACCCCAATAGTCGTCATTGTTATAATCCCTGCCCGTGCTATTGGGGATTTCGGGCGGATCGTATTCCGTGGGGTAAATCAGTTCCCTGCCGCTGAAGAAAGTTGCCTTTTCTCCGGGGCGCACCACCACGGAAGGATGCTGCATGATATCCGTGCCCTTCTTCTGGCTCAGACCCCGCATGATCATGGTGATGTCTGCCTGGCTCCATATGCCGCGCATGGTCATGATGCTAGGCGCTCCTCCGGGGGTATAAACGGCATCCGAACTTCTGGCGGAAGTGCCGCGTTCGATCATGCCGTCAATGCTGTCTTCCGTAAATACCTGGTTGCCTGACCTCAGCCCGCCCACTACTCCCACAGGGGACGCTGCCCCAGCTACCCTGGCGACGCTGTCCAGTACGGTATTGTTATAATCGTTCTTGTCCGTCCCTGCCCCGCCCATGAACCATTTGTTGGGGTCAAGGTTGAGGTTCACAATCCAGTTGAATCCCAGTTCTTCCAGATCCGCCTGGTTGACTTCCAGAAACGTGGCGCTCACAATCACCTGCAGGGGCTGAGCCGCCGACTTGGCCGCCACCAGTTCTTCCAGGAAGTTCAAGTCCCTGGGAGTTCCATGAAAAAAGAGTGTGGAGTTGCCTGCGTTATATTTAACGGAGCTGCCGGCCGGCAATTTCAATCCCATGGCGGCAAGCATCTTTTGCGGGTCTACCCGCTTCAGCGTCATTCCGGAGGAACCGGAGTCACCGGAAGCAAAAGGGTCCAGGTCGTCCGAACCTGATGAGGAATCCGCCCCGGAGAAGAAACCGGGAGGAACCGGAATAGTCTTGGAAACCATGTAGGATGTTCCGGCGGAAGGGGTGACGAGTTCCGCTCCATAGGCGTTCGTGCGGAAAATCAATCCGGAGGCGCGGGCCACGTACTGCAAGGCTTCGCGCAACGGAACGTTTTGAAGGTTCAGGGTAATTTTCTTGGCGGCGATGTCCTTGGCGGTAACGCTGTCCGGAGGACCGGGATCCAGGGAAATGTTAATCCCCCTCTCGGCTTCGGTCTGGGCCGTTTCATCATGCACTCTGGACTGGTTGCGGAGGTAGTCCACGGCTTCCTCCACCGTAGCCTGTTCCAGCTGGACCCTGGGCAGACGGATCATGCCCAGCTTCTGGTTCACGCTCACCACGGGATTTTCCAGGGGCTGTGAGAAGGATTCCGGTTCCTCGGGAACTTCTGTGACGGAAGGAAGACGTTCCCAAAGGCTGCTTACCTCCGCAAGGGCGTTCCCGCGGGTTTCATCCCGCGCAGAGGAAAAATAGTTGGTACGTGCACGGTTCACCTGTTCCATGCCGCGCCGCGCCGCCGTGTTGTAGGGATCAATGAGGAGAACGGAGTTAAATTCCTTCAGGGCCTCATCGTACTGTCCCAGCTCATAATACCCGAATGCCAGGCGAAGAAGGCCGTTGACCTTTTCCACGTCCACGACATGCTGCGGGGTCAGGGACGGATTCGTCCGGATCGGGTCCTTGAGCAGTTCCAGAGTACGCTTGGCCAAAGCATGGTTCGGAGTCGTTTTCAACGCGGATTTCAATAATTCCGAGGCTTCGTCACGACGCCCCACCTTGATGTATTCCTGACTCACGGCCACGCTGGCATCCGCAATGCTGGTTTCCAGGAAGCGGCGCCGGGTCTCCATATTGGGAGCCTTGGGCAAGGTATTCAGGCTTTTACGGTAAAGTTCCAGAGCCTCCTGATACTTGCCCTCGGAATATTGCTGACGCGCCTGGTTCAGAAGCAGCATGGAAGCCTGCGCCTGTTCTTCCATCCGGGCAGCAGCACGGCGGGCGGCGCCTGCGCCGTCCTGCGCCAGGGCAGGACAGGCTCCGGCAACGGCAAGCGCCAGAGCAATCTGCTGAATGGTAGACATGGAGTAAGGAAAACGTCTAGTCATAGGAATTTCCGGGACTATAGCGAATTAAATTCCGTCCGTCATTATAAAAACGCCCAAAGGAGCAAAAAATATCGAACACGGAAAAG
Protein-coding sequences here:
- a CDS encoding lysophospholipid acyltransferase family protein, translating into MLPPLPNLRKTTEKRTRWWTQMAGLGLWSLLQPLCMSLNIRSIKEEHDDVYTTPFLVALWHNRTVVPGYAWHLAHKPLNMCVLTSASKDGALVEAVCKYFGLEAVRGSSGRRGAIAYMEMLRKIREGNVCFCFTPDGPRGPMYQVQPGIIRLASQTGLPIIPVCIEYESYWRLNKAWDHYAIPKPGSNVNILWKKRLFIPPGITDEQVAEYGRLLAGMMQEGVPDFPPLTQSKLCKSSTES
- a CDS encoding Amuc_1098 family type IV pilus outer membrane protein, encoding MSTIQQIALALAVAGACPALAQDGAGAARRAAARMEEQAQASMLLLNQARQQYSEGKYQEALELYRKSLNTLPKAPNMETRRRFLETSIADASVAVSQEYIKVGRRDEASELLKSALKTTPNHALAKRTLELLKDPIRTNPSLTPQHVVDVEKVNGLLRLAFGYYELGQYDEALKEFNSVLLIDPYNTAARRGMEQVNRARTNYFSSARDETRGNALAEVSSLWERLPSVTEVPEEPESFSQPLENPVVSVNQKLGMIRLPRVQLEQATVEEAVDYLRNQSRVHDETAQTEAERGINISLDPGPPDSVTAKDIAAKKITLNLQNVPLREALQYVARASGLIFRTNAYGAELVTPSAGTSYMVSKTIPVPPGFFSGADSSSGSDDLDPFASGDSGSSGMTLKRVDPQKMLAAMGLKLPAGSSVKYNAGNSTLFFHGTPRDLNFLEELVAAKSAAQPLQVIVSATFLEVNQADLEELGFNWIVNLNLDPNKWFMGGAGTDKNDYNNTVLDSVARVAGAASPVGVVGGLRSGNQVFTEDSIDGMIERGTSARSSDAVYTPGGAPSIMTMRGIWSQADITMIMRGLSQKKGTDIMQHPSVVVRPGEKATFFSGRELIYPTEYDPPEIPNSTGRDYNNDDYWGDDDDVGERIPIMPMTPAHPTAFETRQLGTVFNVEVTGISEDKSMVDLTLAPELVDFDGFINYGTPIFLPLVSQQDGKDEVTMTKASDNFILQPVFSKRSMTSSVRVLTGNTLVIGALKKATSIQYEDKIPVLGDIPWVGRLFRSQGSKEQRKAIIIMVKAEVVDPGGKELYTPNTPVPETPEGGPDLPALSAVE
- a CDS encoding enoyl-ACP reductase, with product MSSKLLEGKVGVVVGVANKRSIAFAIAKAWHEAGAKLIFNYQGERLKDGVIKLIHENFGEDAPVYDLDVSSDESINAFFENVRKHTDKVDCMLHSVAFAPKEALGGGSFLETGRDAFKISLDISAYSLVALSRAVEPMMSDNGSILAMSYLGSEKVVPNYNLMGVSKAALEACTRYLAYDLGRSRGIRVNCISAGPMQTLAARGVSGFSSMFKVYEEHAPLGRSCTGEELGATGVFLASDGAAAITGQVIYVDGGYQIMGM
- the folD gene encoding bifunctional methylenetetrahydrofolate dehydrogenase/methenyltetrahydrofolate cyclohydrolase FolD — translated: MQIIDGKLVASQVLEEVKGDIDRLKAAGITPGLAVVLVGDDPASQVYVNSKVKKCGELGMHSRKIVLPADASQEELFEVIRGLNADASIHGILVQSPPPPHIDEAAVVLEIDPAKDVDGFHPENVAKLVMEDESGFVPCTPLGCIRLLKAAGIETAGANAVVIGRSMIVGKPMAHLLMSKQANATVTVAHSRTKNLPELCRSADIIVAAIGRPSFVTAEFVKDGAVVIDVGINRVEDASAKRGYRIVGDVAYDEVAPRCRAITPVPGGVGPMTIAMLMANTVKACRQQTGA